The following is a genomic window from Carassius gibelio isolate Cgi1373 ecotype wild population from Czech Republic chromosome B20, carGib1.2-hapl.c, whole genome shotgun sequence.
tcagcaaccttaggaaaccccctttcaatgaCAACAAACGGAACCCCTTTACACAGGTGACGCAAGTTACTTCACCTCCAGACTCTGACctatactggtgtatctaatataattttaacctcattgaggaactcagtgcgagggttaattaagtgactaaGTGACCGATGGTTGTTCAtatctatgcaatttcacgtattgctgtaaacttgggatttttcatgttttcattctcttaaactcattctttcctAATTTTCTATCTtactgcaacttgtatgaatgtgtgagtgcttgtacttatgtgttagattagtttatatgtcttagatttatctaataaagccttattaatattgaaaagagaagtttcttgtgttttgtgcttacaagttacatgtcttaaactgccgatcttgttactgtgctaatttcTAGTGTTTCCACTATACTTTGGATActaatatccagtgcagatttgatattaaacggctcgttcagtgaatcgcagggcatctcagtgatcagccgtgaaacagtgattctgttcaaattccctttaaaatcttaaatgattccctttgagctaaattgacctgtttcccttacatgccacggcctacctgagcattgtttatgaccatgtccatccctttatgactaccatgtacccatcctctgctggctacttccagcagaatAATggaccatgtcacaaagcttgaatcatttcaaactggtttcttgaacatgacaacgagttcactgtactaaaatgcccccccccccccccccccacagtcaccagatctcaacccaatagagcatttttgggatgtggtggaacgggagcttcgtgccctggatgtgcatcccacaaatctccatcaactgccagatgctatcctatcaatatgggccaacatttcttaagaatgctttcagcaccttgttgaatcaatgccacatagaattaagaCAGTTCTGAAGGccaaagggggtcaaacacagtattagtatggtgatcctaataatccttattattttatatatatatatttgtgagctGTGAGTTCCTCACAGATTTTTGTGTCcttgttttacttatttatttattttttttaattttatttggggGTGTTGTCCATTATTTCACCTCGCGGAAGATGGCAACTCTAATAAAGCTCTACTGTAACAACTCTCCGATATTTTCAATTTGGACTGCAGTACTAATTTCAACCTctaagagaaaagagaaaataatcttaattttaaaTTAGCCTCATGCACTTATCACAAAAATATCAGGCATTGAGAAGAAAACAGATTGAACAGACAGACAAGCGTAGGAGGTGAATGAATTTAATATGACCCTCTCCATCACTCAAATGGCACTGTCTCGTGCTAAACCTTTCTTTCTTTAGAAATATTTCTGTTCTGTCCTTCTGCCACTTTACAATACAAATGACTGCATCAGAAGTTTGGTTGATCTCAGATAGACTTTGTGATTAGACAACATTGCCAAATCCCACTCCGATTGATGCTTtttgttgaaattattttaaaaataagacaATGCAAGTTGTCAAAAAATGTGGCTATTGGTTAAATTTGCATTAGGCTTATTTTTGCTATAGAAACTGGACTGACTGCATTAGGTGTTCTGCACTCTGCCCAGGGGCAAATGTGTAAATGTGGACCATTATAAGTTTTTACACTTAGATTCCCTTTGGCTTTATTTGattcacaaacacaaaatacTCTTATGAGTAGGCTCTTTTAATTAACTGGTCAGTAATACCCAAGTTTTTGATTTGAATGACTTTAACAAGtgatttaaagaaatattaaaggcTTTGGATGTGTCAGAGCTTTAAATGTGATTATGTAACTTGAGAACATAGGCTTACAACATAGATATAGTAcaacatttaaacacatataaGGTTTTCCTTACCATAGGTTTTGCTATTTTATCATATTACAGAGGTGAGACTTGAGCATTTACAGACTGGCTATATCTCAATCTGCAATAATTGAGGAAatataaaatagctgttttatagTCGAAATTcatgtttaatataataaaataatgcatattaacCTAGACAATATAAAAAGAGACAACAGGAAAAATAGAGAGGAAGCATTGTATCTTACATTCAGTGAGTTACATCACATTCATCAGGGATGAATCGTTATTGAacactttaaatgtgaaaattaattttaagcTTTTCTGAAACCATGGATAGAATAAAGCATAAATGATGGGATTAATGGTGGAGTTCAGGaagaaaaatattacagcaacatTTCTGACATAAAACAAGTCAACATTACTGTATGGAATCACTAAAGAACAAATATAATACGGCAGTAAACTCAGAAGAAACACAATGACCAGAATCCCCAGCAGTATCGCAGCTTTTCGCTCTGATTTGTCACTGACTCTGTTTTTGGATGATCCTGTGCTGTTGTGAACCTGAAGGGCTCTTATAGCAGTCGCATGTCTCTTAGCAATGACAAAAACATGAGTGTATAAGATTATAATGAGTGTACATGGCATAAGAAGCACAATCAGAAGATCAATGAGAGATGAAACTCCATCCATAAAATAAACACATGTTCCTGGACACATGACATTAGTGAAGTTGCCATTAACAAACAGAAGAGTGAAGTTATAAAAGAGTGAAAACAACCagttaaataaagttgttatGCAGATCACAGTGGGTGAGATTTTCTCTGAGTAAAGAAAAGGAGAACTTAAAGCCAAAAAACGATCAACTGCTATCAGAGCCACAGTGTGAACAGACACGCTTGTTGCTTGAAAAGTCACAAAATTGAAAACTGAACACATCACTCGTCCAGAAGTCCAACATGACTCAATGAGCCGAAACAAATAAAGAGGCATCACAAAAATTCCAACCAGGAGATCAGACACAGCCAAAGAGAGGATGAGGATGTTAGCAGGTGTGTGGAGCTGCTTGAAGTGACTAACAGAGATGATGACCAGCAGGTTTCCACACACGGTCAGCAGAGACACAGCTGCTGCGGCCACATACAGAAtcacatagacagacagagaaacagatctCTCTGTACACAAATCTTCCTGACAGACATCACTTTGGTTCACTGCTGTTATGTTCATTTTAAAGTATTTGGAAGAATCATCCAAAAAGAGTATTTGTCCATTTGACCCAAGTCATTTCAAGTGCGACATAAAGACGTCTGAAGATGCTGTTTGAATGAAACACAATCATCATTCCTTTAGGCTCCACAATAAAGATGAGCTTCAACTCAAATTGCCTTTTATACACTTGACATGTTGACTCTTTCCAAGATCAGCAGCATCAAGggagaaaaacatacagatgGGAGATCAACTGATTTAGAAAACTGTCACACAGAACTTATACAAAAACatctgaaatgtaaaaatttgtaACATCTCATCATAAATGCTAATACACATAATCATCTATTTTTTTCAAAGATCCCTTTGAATATACAGTATGCGAAACTCATTTTTAATAGGATAGACTTTGCTATCACATGAGGCACAAGGAAGGGTTCATAAATATAGGGTTagaattgttgcattattccaaataaatagattatgatccacaaataaatgtaacgagattcacaaaaatatataaaattcacaaataaatgtaaagagtttcacaaaaaaatataaaactcacaaataaataaaatgagattagcaaataaaaaaaatatatttttacaaatgtgtttaatgtcacgAACACAACTCTACCTGGTATTtattttagggccgggactcgattaaatttttttatctaattaattagaggctttgtaattaattaatcgaaattaatcgcattttaatcgcatataaatatttgacctgagaacagtgagaagttttttttttcacatggatttatagtataccattaaataatgactgaatacataagcaacgaaattaatttttgttcaaccaagtctaacagaccagtgcaatttttgccattaagtgtagcaatagcatttttagaaacaatttagaaatactacatttcagaaattcaggaagcttataggtgctggaaccttctgtaaagtgttttttaagtaaaacacaatactgtcaattacattcagaacattggaaacactgactattagaaaacatctctctgttgcttcagaggccataacatacaataaaacaataaagagttcaacataaactgccagttgcaccaacaaaataatacatagttcaacataaagtgtaaagtccacgctagctgctatatgttttgcgttgaggtgatacttgaggctcgatgtgtgctGCGGTGATGTGCGAACgatagttggtgctccagtataatcggtccgccgaaactcatccagtgagaaacgttccgcggtgcaaaaatactttattaaaaatgcgggaattttttttctgtaattaattaatcttagttaacgcgttattttttgtgtgattaattaatctcaattaacgcgttaaagtcccagcCCTAATTTATTTGTGAACCGctgtctgtgcatttgtaaatcaCTGCACGCATTTGTGGATCGGTTCCTGTGCATTTGCGGATTTGAAACACTTCTAGCGTCGACGTGCAGATAAATCCACAAATAAGTGGACTCCACCCACCGTCTACTTAACCCAATCAGACAACGCCCATGTTGCACTGACCAATCGTAGCAAGCTCTCTGTAcaaccaatcacaatgcattttTTTGGGCTTATTAAAGAATACATGGTTGCTTGTTAGGAAAATCTGCCAAGCAACTTCGTTTTCTTTACATCTATGGTGTTCATTGATACTGATACATTGATTGACACTGTCTGCTTACAGATATTGCCAAATCAGTGCAATCATATAAATGCTGTGGCGTAACATTCGTCAAAACATTCCGCTGAATCCGCCCCTTATCCCCCTCATTGGAGTAAAATCACGTTCAACGTGCAGGCGGCGCGCTCTATGATCTGGAGAAATACACGTATTTCAATTTCTACAAACAATGCCTCCAACGAAGtgg
Proteins encoded in this region:
- the LOC127984164 gene encoding trace amine-associated receptor 13c-like, with the protein product MNITAVNQSDVCQEDLCTERSVSLSVYVILYVAAAAVSLLTVCGNLLVIISVSHFKQLHTPANILILSLAVSDLLVGIFVMPLYLFRLIESCWTSGRVMCSVFNFVTFQATSVSVHTVALIAVDRFLALSSPFLYSEKISPTVICITTLFNWLFSLFYNFTLLFVNGNFTNVMCPGTCVYFMDGVSSLIDLLIVLLMPCTLIIILYTHVFVIAKRHATAIRALQVHNSTGSSKNRVSDKSERKAAILLGILVIVFLLSLLPYYICSLVIPYSNVDLFYVRNVAVIFFFLNSTINPIIYALFYPWFQKSLKLIFTFKVFNNDSSLMNVM